A single genomic interval of Spirosoma linguale DSM 74 harbors:
- a CDS encoding putative transcriptional regulator, Crp/Fnr family (PFAM: cyclic nucleotide-binding~KEGG: mmw:Mmwyl1_0503 cyclic nucleotide-binding protein), whose product MPMPNAIFHQFLQRFCPFTETESDALFALFEPLVAGRKHHLQQEGDRVERVYFVQSGVLRGYYLKEGEEITSNFYFGPTLTGDVVALREKTTTRLNIQVIEEGTLWQARLAQIDELSAQYPIMYRLFMVFFERLYAFNHKRQLSFIYDTPTERYLKLFAERPKVMAQIPQHYIASYLGIKPESLSRIRKRIMHE is encoded by the coding sequence ATGCCCATGCCCAACGCTATTTTTCACCAGTTTCTGCAACGCTTTTGTCCGTTCACCGAGACGGAATCCGACGCGCTATTCGCCTTGTTCGAGCCATTGGTGGCAGGTCGGAAACACCATCTTCAGCAGGAAGGCGACCGGGTGGAACGGGTGTATTTTGTGCAATCGGGCGTGTTGCGCGGCTACTACCTCAAAGAAGGCGAGGAGATAACGTCCAACTTCTATTTCGGACCGACGCTGACAGGCGATGTGGTGGCCCTGCGCGAGAAAACGACTACCCGGCTGAATATTCAGGTTATCGAAGAGGGTACGCTGTGGCAAGCTCGGCTCGCACAGATTGACGAACTATCGGCACAATACCCCATCATGTACCGCTTGTTCATGGTCTTTTTCGAGCGACTGTACGCGTTCAACCACAAACGCCAGCTTTCCTTTATTTACGACACGCCCACCGAACGGTACCTTAAACTATTCGCCGAACGGCCCAAAGTAATGGCACAGATTCCGCAGCATTACATCGCTTCTTACCTAGGTATCAAGCCCGAATCGCTCAGCCGTATCCGCAAGCGCATCATGCACGAGTGA
- a CDS encoding TIR protein (SMART: TIR protein~KEGG: pin:Ping_2692 heat shock protein 70) — translation MIKLFYSYSHKDEVIREKLETHLSTLKNAGYITEWYDRKILPGEEWDKKINDKLDDSDIILLLISSDFLASDYCYGHEVKRAIELHNENKVLVLPIILRYCDWKLSDFEHLQCLPKDAKPVCSSYWENEDLAFLNVVEGIKKIVIEIKARKNIEITSPYVSKVTFSIGGFDYYIDKYILDNNSFVGIDFGTSTTVVSLARLDKDENKVTLETISFDFNTETHGAQKSALIPSALYFDEKTKTLYSGNEAKLRRYSSNTIEGVNYLSSFKMGLGKDMGNIYINSAIKSDTEKYRILNPKDATKEYFKFIKNRIDQYIIQERLPSGLKLCVSIPASFEANQRRELLEVIKEVDYEAHEAIFIDEPNAAFLNYIQEELNYKLLNLNDFERQYTLVFDFGAGTCDISILEFGKKNKGFYSRNIAISKFEQLGGDDIDKVIAKKILFTEFCEINELDIDAISDIEYKEIFEEKLKLPAESLKIKVCDKLKRLKDKAKKDATIFLEETLIFRYKGKEYYYDSQSISFGQFEEIMATFIKDETEEDFSIYFIINSALRKAKMNKNDIDNILLIGGSCKNPLIGKSLRENFPNVKILFPTDLQLQVSKGTAIHSVLSLGLNKQLIAPIVSESISILLYEKKHLNIIQQGEEIPHFKAVTDPLTVQRNGQTTIEMPIFVSGEKKMLQNIVIKNENGFLKSDEIWISAEIDRNKIVTFKVICNNKPLEVFHISPFANEVLSPYKRAVKEIEREINNLLSNNIHVNNQKIIELVDTLLLYHTSMNNFKEAMETTIKFYPNRYSDISYYADCAGYNKISTEFAIKAFQSNPNETNAYNIALAFEENSLEFNKYMKIASDLGSMPAKIVIAIREMTEGNEYGRKLMQEPFDSLFKIYQTDRKNMTVSELDDLLLTSEYLGYTNLTDEVNKVLEQKIELLKTSNVLFQEGNLLKEK, via the coding sequence ATGATTAAACTATTTTACTCCTATTCACACAAAGATGAGGTAATTAGAGAAAAGCTGGAAACACATTTATCTACACTTAAAAATGCTGGCTATATTACAGAATGGTATGATAGGAAAATACTACCAGGAGAAGAATGGGATAAAAAAATTAATGATAAGCTAGATGACTCAGATATAATACTATTATTAATTAGCTCAGATTTTTTAGCTTCAGATTATTGTTACGGGCATGAAGTAAAAAGGGCAATTGAACTGCATAACGAAAATAAAGTATTGGTCTTACCTATAATTTTGAGATATTGCGATTGGAAACTCTCAGATTTTGAGCATTTACAATGTCTTCCAAAAGATGCTAAACCTGTATGTAGTAGCTATTGGGAAAATGAAGATTTAGCCTTTTTAAATGTTGTTGAAGGTATAAAAAAAATAGTTATAGAAATTAAAGCTAGAAAAAATATAGAAATTACTTCCCCTTACGTATCAAAGGTAACTTTCTCAATCGGCGGCTTTGATTATTACATAGACAAATACATATTAGATAATAATTCATTCGTTGGTATAGATTTTGGTACGTCAACGACAGTCGTCAGTTTAGCAAGATTAGACAAAGATGAAAATAAGGTAACATTAGAAACAATTTCGTTTGATTTCAATACAGAAACTCATGGGGCTCAAAAATCTGCATTAATTCCATCTGCACTATATTTCGATGAAAAGACTAAAACCCTTTATTCAGGGAATGAAGCAAAGCTGAGAAGATACTCTTCAAATACTATAGAAGGAGTAAACTACTTGAGTTCTTTTAAAATGGGGTTAGGTAAAGACATGGGTAATATATATATTAATTCAGCAATTAAAAGTGATACAGAAAAATATAGAATACTTAACCCCAAGGATGCAACAAAGGAGTACTTTAAATTTATAAAAAATAGAATTGACCAGTACATTATACAAGAAAGGTTGCCAAGCGGCCTAAAACTATGCGTAAGTATACCTGCTTCGTTTGAGGCAAATCAAAGGAGGGAGTTACTTGAAGTAATAAAAGAAGTTGATTATGAAGCACACGAAGCAATTTTTATTGATGAGCCAAACGCTGCTTTTTTAAATTATATCCAAGAGGAGCTTAATTATAAACTTCTTAATCTTAATGACTTTGAAAGACAATACACGCTTGTTTTTGATTTCGGAGCCGGGACTTGTGATATTTCAATTTTAGAATTTGGGAAGAAAAATAAAGGATTTTATTCAAGAAATATAGCTATATCAAAGTTTGAACAATTAGGTGGTGATGATATCGATAAAGTAATAGCAAAAAAAATTCTATTCACTGAATTCTGCGAAATAAACGAATTAGATATTGACGCAATATCTGATATAGAATATAAAGAGATATTCGAAGAAAAATTAAAATTACCAGCTGAGTCACTAAAAATAAAGGTTTGTGATAAGCTAAAACGGCTAAAAGATAAAGCTAAAAAGGATGCAACTATATTTCTTGAAGAGACTTTAATTTTCAGATATAAAGGTAAAGAATACTATTATGATTCTCAGTCAATAAGCTTTGGACAGTTTGAGGAAATAATGGCTACTTTTATCAAAGATGAGACAGAAGAAGATTTCTCTATTTACTTTATAATTAATTCTGCTTTAAGAAAAGCAAAAATGAATAAGAATGACATTGATAATATTTTACTTATTGGAGGATCTTGCAAAAATCCTTTAATTGGAAAAAGCTTGAGGGAAAATTTCCCAAATGTGAAAATCCTTTTTCCAACTGACTTACAGCTTCAAGTATCAAAAGGAACAGCAATTCATTCCGTACTTTCTTTAGGCTTAAATAAACAGCTAATAGCACCGATAGTTAGTGAATCAATATCAATACTTTTATATGAAAAAAAACATTTAAATATTATCCAACAAGGGGAAGAAATACCTCATTTTAAAGCAGTCACTGATCCACTTACAGTTCAACGCAATGGACAGACAACCATAGAAATGCCAATTTTTGTCTCTGGAGAAAAAAAAATGCTGCAAAATATAGTAATTAAAAATGAAAATGGATTTTTAAAAAGTGATGAAATTTGGATTAGTGCTGAAATTGACAGGAATAAGATCGTCACCTTTAAAGTCATTTGTAACAACAAGCCATTAGAAGTTTTCCATATATCTCCTTTCGCAAATGAAGTTCTTTCACCATACAAAAGAGCCGTCAAAGAAATAGAAAGAGAAATAAACAACTTACTATCAAACAACATACATGTAAATAATCAAAAAATTATCGAATTGGTTGATACACTTCTTCTCTACCATACTTCTATGAATAATTTTAAAGAAGCAATGGAAACAACTATTAAATTTTACCCAAATCGGTACTCTGATATTTCATATTATGCAGATTGTGCAGGATACAATAAAATTTCAACAGAATTTGCAATAAAAGCTTTTCAAAGTAATCCAAATGAAACAAACGCATACAATATCGCATTGGCATTTGAAGAGAACTCATTAGAATTTAATAAATATATGAAAATTGCGTCTGATCTTGGAAGTATGCCAGCAAAAATTGTAATTGCAATAAGAGAAATGACAGAGGGTAATGAATATGGAAGAAAATTAATGCAAGAACCTTTTGATTCATTGTTTAAAATCTATCAAACTGACAGAAAAAACATGACAGTTAGCGAATTGGATGACCTATTATTAACATCGGAATATTTAGGATACACTAATTTAACGGATGAAGTGAATAAAGTTTTAGAGCAAAAAATCGAACTACTAAAAACGTCAAATGTACTTTTCCAAGAGGGAAATCTACTTAAAGAAAAATGA
- a CDS encoding conserved hypothetical protein (KEGG: sit:TM1040_1099 hypothetical protein) — translation MLSTSEPARWALDFLSFPVDSAQDYAAATTRFLSALTGGFLFGWGVCIWCLQKWVYDAAPEGVRKAVLTSLIAWCVLDSAGSLASGTTSNVFFNIFFLLLAAGPLWKPIHVNSLSQ, via the coding sequence ATGCTTTCCACGTCGGAACCGGCCCGGTGGGCGCTCGATTTTTTAAGCTTTCCGGTTGATAGCGCACAAGATTATGCCGCAGCGACTACACGGTTTCTTTCGGCGCTTACCGGCGGCTTTTTGTTTGGCTGGGGCGTTTGTATCTGGTGCTTACAAAAATGGGTGTACGACGCAGCTCCCGAAGGCGTACGAAAAGCGGTACTTACGAGCCTGATAGCCTGGTGCGTTCTGGATAGTGCAGGCTCCCTGGCTTCAGGTACTACGTCAAATGTTTTCTTTAACATCTTCTTCCTGTTGTTGGCAGCCGGACCACTTTGGAAACCAATACACGTGAATTCTCTCTCCCAATGA
- a CDS encoding Glycoside hydrolase 97 (PFAM: Glycoside hydrolase 97~KEGG: slo:Shew_2298 putative alpha-glucosidase): MRLPLLILFVSYSLSIVAAPRPFQRTIASPNGRVALTVSATDSVRFAVRFADQSLVSPSAIAMTLGSGQTLGAGVPQRSRLRTVRDSILPPVVTKRRVIRDHYTELVLEFRDQHALEFRVYDDGVAYRFRTAFTDSITVRTETARFAFADNPTVYYPAVQPRPEVDRFHTSFEEPYQIRPLNQMPDSVLCFSPVLLAPANGPRVVLTESDLLDYPGMFLTRNGNGLTGIFAPYPLTEKLVAAEYSQYIVSKRADFIARTTGKRTFPWRVLVIGTDRDLPASDMVYRLATPSRIGDASWVKPGKCTDEWITNINLYNVPFRAGVNTETYKYYVDFAKRFGFDRILLDAGWSDNNDLFKITPGMNIPELVAYAHSQGIKLSMWTLAATLDRQLEPAMKQFQSWGVDFVMTDFMDRDDQKMVNFYTRVAEACAKAKIMIMYHGAYKPAGFERTYPNAITRESVLGSEYNIWSTKATPDHDVLLPFIRMVSGPMDYEPGLLSNATKEQFRPISGQVMSQGTRCHQLAMFLVYDSPISIFSGNPSQALLEPRFMEFLGSVPSAFDETKVLDAQLGQYIVSARQKGNDWYIGGLGNWSAHDLTLSLDFLGDGAYEAVSCTDGPNADRNPVDYQFSTKTVTRTESLPVHLAPGGGFLIRLRKK, translated from the coding sequence ATGCGTCTCCCGTTGCTTATTCTGTTTGTGAGCTACAGCCTGTCGATAGTGGCGGCCCCGCGACCGTTTCAGCGCACCATCGCATCGCCTAATGGTCGGGTCGCGCTGACGGTTTCGGCTACGGACAGTGTTCGCTTTGCGGTGCGTTTTGCGGATCAGTCGCTGGTAAGTCCATCGGCTATTGCCATGACCCTGGGCAGCGGGCAGACGTTGGGCGCGGGGGTTCCGCAACGCAGCCGACTCCGTACCGTGCGGGACTCTATCCTGCCGCCCGTCGTGACTAAACGGCGGGTTATTCGCGATCATTATACCGAGCTAGTGCTTGAGTTCCGGGACCAACACGCGCTAGAGTTCCGGGTGTATGATGATGGTGTGGCGTATCGGTTTCGTACAGCTTTCACCGACTCCATTACAGTTCGGACTGAAACAGCCCGGTTCGCGTTTGCCGATAATCCAACCGTATATTACCCCGCCGTGCAGCCCCGCCCCGAAGTCGACCGGTTTCATACATCCTTTGAAGAGCCGTACCAGATTCGGCCGTTGAACCAGATGCCGGATTCAGTGCTCTGCTTTTCGCCGGTATTGCTTGCTCCCGCCAACGGTCCCCGCGTTGTGCTGACGGAGTCCGATCTGTTGGATTATCCCGGCATGTTTCTGACCCGCAACGGCAACGGCCTGACCGGTATTTTTGCCCCTTATCCGCTGACCGAAAAACTGGTAGCGGCTGAGTACTCTCAGTACATCGTCAGTAAACGGGCCGATTTTATTGCCCGTACTACGGGAAAACGCACCTTTCCCTGGCGGGTGCTGGTGATTGGCACCGACCGCGACTTACCGGCCTCGGATATGGTGTACCGGCTCGCAACACCGAGTCGCATAGGTGATGCCTCGTGGGTGAAGCCGGGAAAGTGTACCGACGAGTGGATTACGAACATCAATCTGTACAATGTGCCGTTCCGGGCGGGAGTCAACACGGAGACGTACAAGTATTACGTCGACTTCGCCAAACGGTTTGGCTTCGACCGGATTCTGCTCGATGCGGGCTGGTCGGACAACAACGATCTGTTCAAGATTACGCCCGGCATGAACATTCCGGAACTGGTCGCCTACGCCCATTCGCAGGGGATTAAGCTGAGCATGTGGACACTGGCCGCTACCTTGGACCGCCAGTTGGAACCGGCCATGAAGCAGTTTCAGTCGTGGGGTGTGGATTTCGTCATGACCGACTTCATGGACCGCGACGACCAGAAGATGGTCAATTTCTACACCCGCGTGGCCGAAGCCTGCGCCAAAGCGAAGATCATGATTATGTATCATGGGGCCTACAAACCAGCGGGTTTCGAGCGGACCTACCCCAACGCCATTACCCGCGAGAGCGTGCTGGGTTCGGAATACAACATCTGGAGCACCAAAGCCACGCCCGACCACGATGTGCTGCTGCCGTTTATCCGCATGGTTTCTGGTCCGATGGACTACGAGCCGGGCTTGCTGAGCAACGCCACTAAAGAGCAGTTCAGGCCCATCAGCGGGCAGGTAATGTCGCAGGGGACGCGCTGCCACCAGCTGGCAATGTTTTTGGTGTACGACAGTCCCATATCTATTTTCTCGGGAAATCCGTCGCAGGCCCTGCTGGAGCCTCGTTTTATGGAGTTTCTGGGGAGCGTGCCATCGGCGTTTGACGAGACTAAGGTGCTGGATGCCCAACTCGGTCAATACATTGTAAGCGCCCGACAAAAAGGCAACGACTGGTACATTGGCGGTTTAGGCAACTGGAGCGCCCACGACCTTACACTATCGCTGGATTTTCTGGGCGATGGGGCCTACGAAGCGGTCAGTTGCACGGATGGCCCCAACGCCGACCGAAACCCCGTCGATTACCAGTTTAGCACCAAAACCGTAACCCGAACGGAATCCCTGCCGGTGCATCTGGCACCGGGTGGTGGATTTTTGATTCGTTTGCGAAAGAAATGA
- a CDS encoding protein of unknown function DUF1080 (PFAM: protein of unknown function DUF1080~KEGG: pnu:Pnuc_1112 hypothetical protein) translates to MKQCLAIGLLFAAMAFTAPTKTVKLFNGKDLSGWKIYGTEKWYVENGELICESGPDKQYGYLATEKHYKNFDLTLEFKEEANGNSGVFFRSTVEGTKVNGWQVEVAPPNHDTGGIYESYGRGWLIQIPDEKENILKPTDWNKLRIRVEGDHVQTFLNGTQMVDLTDEKIGKGEGSVALQIHDGGGIKVRWRNMKLKEL, encoded by the coding sequence ATGAAACAATGCCTTGCTATTGGTCTGCTGTTCGCAGCCATGGCCTTCACGGCTCCCACCAAGACCGTTAAGCTGTTTAACGGCAAAGACCTGTCTGGCTGGAAAATCTACGGCACCGAAAAATGGTACGTCGAAAACGGCGAACTTATCTGCGAGAGTGGCCCCGACAAACAATATGGCTATCTGGCCACGGAGAAACACTACAAAAACTTCGACCTGACGCTGGAATTCAAGGAAGAAGCGAACGGCAACAGTGGTGTGTTCTTCCGCTCGACGGTAGAAGGCACCAAAGTGAACGGCTGGCAGGTAGAAGTAGCGCCCCCCAACCACGACACGGGCGGTATCTACGAATCGTATGGCCGGGGCTGGTTGATCCAGATTCCCGATGAGAAAGAAAACATCCTGAAACCCACCGACTGGAACAAGCTCCGTATCCGGGTAGAGGGCGACCACGTGCAAACCTTCCTGAACGGCACCCAGATGGTTGATCTGACCGACGAGAAAATCGGCAAAGGCGAAGGTTCCGTAGCCCTGCAAATCCACGACGGTGGCGGCATCAAAGTCCGCTGGCGGAACATGAAATTGAAAGAGCTGTAA
- a CDS encoding transcriptional regulator, TetR family (PFAM: regulatory protein TetR~KEGG: bja:blr0601 transcriptional regulatory protein), producing MIESKDSWIKVGYEMFALSGESGLKVEALARKVGISKSSFYHHFADLEVFIELLLAFHLVQSQVIADKEKKACNIDPELIQILVAHKTDLLFNRQLRINQQHKAYKETLLRSNQIIGSEFVPIWVKDQNLPLSQTHAEGLFELALENFFLQINADTITHEWLSDYFKNLKRIAQNFG from the coding sequence ATGATCGAAAGTAAAGACAGCTGGATTAAGGTGGGGTACGAAATGTTCGCTTTATCCGGCGAAAGTGGACTGAAGGTGGAAGCCCTCGCCCGGAAAGTAGGCATTAGTAAATCGTCATTTTACCATCACTTCGCTGACCTAGAGGTGTTTATAGAACTCCTGTTGGCCTTTCATTTGGTACAGTCTCAGGTTATTGCCGATAAAGAAAAGAAAGCCTGCAACATAGACCCTGAACTCATACAAATTCTGGTAGCGCATAAAACAGACTTACTGTTTAACAGGCAGTTGCGCATTAACCAGCAGCACAAAGCGTACAAAGAAACGCTACTCAGGTCTAACCAGATTATCGGTTCTGAATTTGTACCTATTTGGGTAAAAGACCAGAACTTACCGTTGAGTCAGACTCACGCAGAGGGGTTGTTTGAATTAGCCTTAGAAAATTTCTTTCTGCAAATCAATGCCGACACGATTACGCATGAATGGCTGTCCGATTACTTTAAAAACCTGAAACGAATTGCTCAAAACTTCGGGTAG
- a CDS encoding protein of unknown function DUF1080 (PFAM: protein of unknown function DUF1080~KEGG: cja:CJA_0942 domain of unknown function (DUF1080) superfamily): MSARLILRKCFRFTPYQTLFLMTLRLLSAGICLLIASSVTAQSSAKWQSLFNGKNLSGWETYLDKPYAKDGANDKMPPLGLNNDPNHVFSVVTVDGKPALRISGETFGGINTLADYGNYHLRMEFKWGTQKWPPKLDRPRDSGLLYHSVGPHGTPMLWMESFELQVQEGDCGDYWGVMNVLTDITARKNEKGYVYDPDAPLVTFQDKTPIGRSCLKNPDAEKPSGQWNVLELYCFGDTCVHVMNGKVNLVLTKTRHIVNGQVEPLTKGKIQIQSEGAEVFYRNIQIQGISQLPRELVK; the protein is encoded by the coding sequence ATGAGTGCCCGATTGATTTTACGCAAATGCTTTCGCTTTACTCCTTATCAAACCCTTTTCCTCATGACATTACGCTTACTGTCAGCCGGTATCTGTTTGCTGATCGCTTCGTCGGTGACGGCCCAATCGTCGGCGAAATGGCAATCGTTGTTCAACGGCAAAAACCTCAGCGGCTGGGAAACCTATCTGGATAAGCCCTACGCCAAAGACGGCGCAAACGATAAAATGCCCCCGCTGGGCCTGAACAACGACCCCAATCATGTTTTTTCGGTCGTGACGGTCGATGGTAAACCGGCGTTACGCATTTCGGGTGAGACCTTCGGCGGCATCAACACCTTGGCCGATTACGGCAATTACCACCTCCGAATGGAGTTTAAATGGGGAACGCAGAAATGGCCCCCCAAACTCGACCGTCCGCGAGACAGCGGCTTGCTGTACCACAGCGTCGGCCCACACGGGACGCCCATGCTTTGGATGGAGTCGTTCGAATTGCAGGTGCAGGAGGGCGATTGTGGCGATTACTGGGGCGTCATGAACGTGCTAACCGATATTACCGCCCGCAAAAACGAGAAAGGGTATGTGTATGACCCGGATGCTCCGCTCGTCACCTTCCAGGACAAAACACCCATCGGACGATCGTGCCTCAAGAACCCGGATGCCGAGAAACCATCCGGTCAGTGGAACGTGCTGGAGCTGTATTGTTTCGGCGACACCTGTGTACACGTCATGAACGGTAAAGTCAATCTGGTCCTGACGAAAACACGGCACATCGTCAACGGCCAGGTGGAGCCGCTGACAAAGGGCAAAATCCAGATACAATCCGAAGGGGCCGAGGTGTTCTACCGAAATATTCAGATTCAGGGTATTAGTCAGTTGCCGAGAGAGTTGGTGAAGTAG
- a CDS encoding Glyoxalase/bleomycin resistance protein/dioxygenase (PFAM: Glyoxalase/bleomycin resistance protein/dioxygenase~KEGG: bja:bll1019 hypothetical protein) — MSDYTIPAQTRIGHIHLKVADLDRALAFYRDLLGFSLVTMYGTEAAFISAGGYHHHIGLNTWYSKDAPPAPTRAAGLFHTAILYPTRRDLAVALKRLIDAKYPITGASDHGVSEAIYLNDPDRNGVELYWDRPREDWPLKPDGSIEMFTHSLDLEGLLGEI; from the coding sequence ATGTCTGATTACACCATTCCCGCCCAGACGCGCATTGGCCATATTCACCTGAAAGTCGCCGACCTCGACCGGGCGCTGGCGTTCTACCGCGACCTGCTCGGCTTTTCGCTCGTTACCATGTACGGGACCGAAGCCGCGTTTATTTCCGCTGGCGGCTACCACCATCACATTGGGCTAAACACCTGGTATAGTAAAGACGCGCCCCCCGCACCCACACGGGCCGCTGGCCTGTTTCATACCGCCATTTTGTACCCAACCCGCCGTGACCTGGCCGTGGCGCTGAAGCGGCTCATCGACGCGAAATATCCTATAACGGGCGCATCTGATCACGGTGTTTCCGAAGCCATCTACCTCAACGACCCCGACCGCAACGGCGTTGAACTCTACTGGGATCGCCCCCGCGAGGACTGGCCCCTGAAACCCGACGGCTCCATCGAGATGTTCACGCACTCGCTGGATCTGGAAGGGCTGCTTGGGGAGATATGA
- a CDS encoding NAD-dependent epimerase/dehydratase (PFAM: NAD-dependent epimerase/dehydratase~KEGG: vpa:VPA1564 hypothetical protein), which yields MNRQTILGAGGVIATEVARQLLTYTDTIRLVSRNPKAVNPTDELVQADLTDAQQTDKAVAGSDIVYLVAGLPYKTSIWQENWPKVMQNTIDACERHGAKLVFFDNVYMYGRVSGWMTEETPFNPISKKGEVRAQIARMLLDAMQAGRVTALIARSADFYGPNVPNSVTEALVFSKLRAGKTANWLVNAQVKHSITLVADAGRGTVVLGNTPDAYGQTWHLPTDRQALTGHEFIGQAAAAYGVKPNYSVLSNWMVWLGGLFNPVVGETREMLYQSDSDYLFDSSKFENRFFPATSYSEGIKQSAV from the coding sequence ATGAACAGACAAACTATTTTAGGCGCTGGCGGGGTAATTGCTACGGAAGTAGCGCGCCAGCTTCTCACCTATACCGACACCATTCGGCTGGTCAGCCGTAACCCAAAAGCCGTCAATCCGACCGATGAACTGGTTCAGGCCGACCTGACCGATGCCCAACAAACGGATAAGGCGGTGGCCGGTTCGGACATCGTTTATCTGGTGGCGGGATTGCCGTACAAAACATCCATCTGGCAGGAAAACTGGCCTAAAGTCATGCAGAACACCATCGATGCCTGCGAACGGCATGGCGCTAAACTCGTCTTTTTCGATAATGTGTATATGTATGGTCGTGTCAGCGGCTGGATGACGGAAGAAACGCCATTCAATCCCATCAGCAAAAAAGGGGAGGTTCGCGCTCAGATTGCCCGGATGCTGCTCGACGCCATGCAGGCCGGTCGGGTAACGGCGCTCATTGCCCGCTCTGCCGATTTCTACGGGCCAAACGTGCCCAATTCCGTTACCGAAGCCCTCGTATTCAGCAAACTAAGAGCCGGTAAAACAGCAAACTGGCTGGTCAATGCGCAGGTAAAGCACTCCATAACGCTGGTGGCCGATGCAGGCAGGGGTACGGTCGTGCTTGGAAATACGCCTGACGCTTACGGCCAAACCTGGCACCTCCCCACCGACCGTCAGGCGCTGACGGGTCATGAATTCATTGGTCAGGCAGCGGCAGCGTATGGCGTTAAACCCAATTATTCGGTGTTGTCGAACTGGATGGTTTGGCTGGGGGGATTGTTCAACCCGGTTGTCGGCGAAACGCGGGAAATGCTGTATCAAAGCGACTCCGATTACCTGTTCGACAGCAGCAAATTCGAGAATCGGTTTTTTCCGGCTACAAGCTATAGCGAGGGAATAAAACAGTCGGCGGTGTAG